A single window of Enoplosus armatus isolate fEnoArm2 chromosome 22, fEnoArm2.hap1, whole genome shotgun sequence DNA harbors:
- the copg2 gene encoding coatomer subunit gamma-2, whose translation MIKKFDKKDEESGSGSNPFQHLEKSAVLQEARIFNETPINPRRCLHILTKIIYLLNQGEHFGTTEATEAFFAMTRLFQSNDQTLRRMCYLTIKEMANISEDVIIVTSSLTKDMTGKEDVYRGPAIRALCRITDTTMLQAIERYMKQAIVDKVPSVSSSALVSSLHMVKMSYDVVKRWVNEAQEAASSDNIMVQYHALGLLYHLRKNDRLAVTKMLNKFTKSGLKSPFAYCMLIRIASKLLDETEGGHDSPLFDFIESCLRNKNEMVVYEAASAIVHMPNCTARELAPAVSVLQLFCSSPKAALRYAAVRTLNKVAMKHPSAVTACNLDLENLITDSNRSIATLAITTLLKTGSESSVDRLMKQISSFVSEISDEFKVVVVQAISALCQKYPRKHSVMMNFLSNMLRDDGGFEYKRAIVDCIISIIEENPESKETGLAHLCEFIEDCEHTVLATKILHLLGKEGPRTPQPSKYIRFIFNRVVLESEAVRAAAVSALAKFGAQNDDLLPSVLVLMQRCMMDSDDEVRDRATFYMNVLQQKQKALNAAYIFNGLSVSIPGLEKSLHQYTLDPSEKPFDMKSVPLATTPITEQKTEIAPVATSKLPEKLAPSRQDIYQEQLASIPEFQGLGPLFKSSEPVQLTEAETEYVVRCVKHTFARHMVFQFDCTNTLNDQLLQKVLVQMEPSEAYEVIHYIPAPSLPYSQPGSCYTLVRLPDDDPTAVSCTFSCTMKYLVRDCDPNTGEPDDDGYDDEYVLEDLEVTVADHIQKVLKPNFGAAWEEVGDEFEKEETFALASVRTLDEAVGNIISFLGMQPCERSDKVPENKNSHVLFLAGVFRGGHDVLVRARLALADGVTMQVTVRSGEETVVDVILASVG comes from the exons ATGATTAAAAAGTTTGATAAGAAGGACGAGGAGTCTG GAAGTGGGTCGAACCCTTTCCAGCACCTGGAGAAGAGTGCAGTGTTGCAGGAG GCACGTATCTTCAATGAGACCCCTATCAATCCTAGGAGATGCCTCCACATTCTCACCAAGATTATCTACCTCCTCAACCAG GGAGAGCATTTTGGGACCACAGAGGCCACGGAGGCCTTCTTTGCAATGACCAGGCTCTTTCAGTCCAATGAT caAACCCTGAGGAGGATGTGCTACCTGACCATCAAAGAGATGGCCAATATCTCAGAGGATGTCATCATTGTCACTAGCAG CCTGACCAAAGACATGACAGGGAAGGAAGATGTTTACCGTGGACCTGCTATCAGAGCCCTCTGCAGAATTACAGAT ACCACCATGCTGCAGGCCATTGAGAGATACATGAAGCAAGCTATTGTTGACAAGGTGCCCAGTGTGTCCAGTTCAGCCCTGGTCTCCTCACTG cacaTGGTGAAGATGAGCTACGATGTGGTGAAACGCTGGGTGAATGAAGCCCAAGAGGCTGCTTCCAGTGACAACATCATGGTCCAG TACCACGCCCTGGGTCTGTTGTATCACCTCAGGAAGAACGACCGTCTTGCCGTCACCAAGATGCTCAACAAATTCACCAAATCTGGTCTCAAGTCTCCCTTTGCCTACTGCATGCTCATCAGGATCGCAAGCAAACTTCTGGacgagacagagggagg tCACGACAGCCCCTTGTTCGACTTCATCGAGAGCTGCTTGAGGAACAAGAATGAGATGGTGGTGTATGAGGCGGCCTCTGCCATCGTCCATATGCCCAACTGTACAGCCAGGGAGCTGGCCCCTGCTGTGTCTG tgctgcagctcTTCTGCAGCTCTCCCAAAGCAGCCTTGAGATACGCTGCTGTCAGGACCCTCAACAAG GTGGCCATGAAGCATCCGTCTGCTGTGACTGCGTGCAATCTGGACCTGGAGAACCTGATCACCGACTCGAACCGCAGCATCGCCACTCTGGCCATCACGACTCTGCTGAAGACCGGCAGTGAGAGCAGCGTGGACCGGCTCATGAAACAGATCTCCTCGTTTGTCTCCGAGATCTCGGACGAGTTCAAG gtggtggtggtgcaggcCATCAGCGCTCTGTGCCAGAAGTATCCCAGGAAGCACAGCGTCATGATGAACTTCTTGTCCAACATGCTCAGAGATGAT ggTGGCTTTGAGTACAAGCGGGCCATAGTGGActgcatcatcagcatcatcgaGGAGAACCCAGAGAGCAAAGAAACGGGCTTGGCCCACCTGTGCGAGTTCATCGAGGACTGCGAGCACACAGTGCTGGCCACAAAGATCCTGCACCTACTGGGAAAAGAGGGCCCACGCACCCCCCAGCCCTCCAAGTACATCCGCTTCATCTTCAACCGAGTGGTGCTGGAGAGCGAGGCAGTTCGTGCAG CTGCAGTCAGCGCTTTGGCTAAATTTGGAGCTCAGAATGATGATCTGCTGCCGAGCGTCCTGGTTCTCATGCAGAG GTGCATGATggacagtgatgatgaagtGCGTGACAGAGCTACTTTCTACATGAACGTGCTACAGCAGAAGCAGAAGGCTCTGAATGCTGCCTACATCTTCAAcg gtctgtctgtctccatcccCGGCCTGGAGAAGTCCCTCCACCAGTACACTTTGGATCCCTCAGAGAAACCTTTCGACATGAAGTCTGTCCCTCTGGCCACCACCCCAatcacagaacagaaaacag AAATCGCCCCTGTTGCCACCAGCAAACTGCCAGAAAAGTTGGCCCCATCGCGCCAGGACATTTATCAGG AACAACTGGCGTCTATCCCAGAGTTCCAGGGTCTCGGCCCGCTCTTCAAGTCGTCCGAGCCGGTGCAGCTGACGGAGGCTGAGACAGAATATGTGGTGCGCTGCGTCAAACACACCTTCGCCAGGCACATGGTGTTCCAGTTcgactgcacaaacacactgaacgaCCAGCTCCTGCAGAAG GTCCTAGTGCAGATGGAGCCATCAGAGGCCTATGAGGTGATACACTACATCCCGGCCCCCAGCCTCCCTTACAGTCAGCCTGGTTCCTGCTACACTCTGGTCCGCCTGCCTGACGACGACCCCACCGCTG TGTCTTGTACGTTCAGTTGTACTATGAAGTACCTGGTGAGAGACTGCGACCCAAACACAGGAGAGCCTGACGATGACGGTTATGATGATGAATATGTG CTGGAGGATCTGGAGGTGACGGTTGCCGACCACATCCAGAAGGTTTTGAAACCAAACTTTGGAGCAGCATGGGAAGAAGTGGGAGATGAATTCGAGAAGGAAGAGACTTTTGCCCTGGCTTCTGTACGGACTCTAGACG AGGCGGTGGGTAACATCATCAGCTTCCTGGGAATGCAGCCATGTGAGCGCTCGGACAAAGTCCCCGAAAACAAGAACTCGCATGTCCTCTTCCTTGCTG GTGTGTTTCGGGGAGGTCATGACGTGCTGGTTCGTGCGCGCCTGGCGCTGGCTGACGGCGTCACCATGCAGGTGACGGTTCGCAGCGGCGAGGAGACGGTGGTTGACGTCATCCTGGCGTCCGTCGGCTAA
- the ucn3l gene encoding urocortin 3, like codes for MLPSLKTLLLLSVLCTPTSSLCLRLYQTRSDLLCDDQMAVGVRSDDDEPGYSPMDGWGSLLQSAEYLASSSSSSSSSSAESSREKRTSSPANYRYVSRTKLRGQMLRNSSKGDRRSRLTLSLDVPTNIMNVLFDVAKAKNLRAKAAENARLLAQIGRRK; via the coding sequence ATGCTGCCGTCCCTGAagaccctgctgctgctctcggTCCTGTGCACACCGACCTCCAGCCTGTGCCTCCGCCTCTACCAGACCCGCTCCGATCTCCTGTGCGACGACCAGATGGCAGTCGGGGTCCGGAGCGACGACGACGAGCCGGGTTACTCCCCCATGGACGGCTGGGGGTCCCTCCTGCAGTCCGCGGAGTAtctcgcctcctcctcttcctcctcctcctcctcttctgccgAGTCCAGCCGGGAAAAAAGAACTTCAAGTCCCGCAAACTACCGCTACGTGAGCCGAACGAAGCTCAGAGGGCAGATGCTCCGCAACAGCAGCAAAGGGGACCGGAGGAGCAGGCTGACCCTGTCCCTGGACGTCCCCACCAACATCATGAACGTCCTCTTCGATGTGGCCAAGGCCAAAAACCTGCGAGCCAAGGCGGCAGAGAACGCGCGCCTGCTGGCTCAGATTGGACGGAGGAAGTGA
- the mest gene encoding mesoderm-specific transcript homolog protein, whose translation MREWWIHVGLICIPLVAVYLHIPPPQLSAALQKWHSAGEAFHFRGREIFYRDSYGALGSSDVVILLHGFPTSSYDWNKIWEPLTQRFHRVIALDFLGFGFSDKPRPHRYSVFEQASVVEALVAHLGLSHQRMNVVSHDYGDTVALELLYRSDQNRTGHLTFNSLCLSNGGIFPETHYPRLLQMLLKDSSFLAPVLTRLTNYLIFQKGIGDVFGPYTQPTDAEFWDMWTGLRYNDGNLVLDSILQYINQRLKHRERWVGALTSTFVPLHMIYGPLDPVNPHPQFIRLYQQLVQRSTVTILDEHISHYPQLEDPTGFLNAYFNFIHSF comes from the exons ATGAGAGAGTGGTGGATTCATGTGGGTCTGATCTGCATCCCGCTGGTAGCCGTCTACCTGCACATCCCGCCCCCCCAGCTGTCAGCTGCCCTGCAGAAGTGGCACAGCGCCGGAGAGGCCTTCCACTTCAGAGGCAGGGAGATCTTCTACAGAG ATTCCTACGGTGCTTTGGGAAGCTCAGACGTCGTCATTCTGCTCCATGGCTTCCCCACCTCCAGCTACGACTGGAACAAG ATCTGGGAGCCACTCACCCAGCGCTTCCATCGAGTCATTGCACTGGACTTCCTGGGGTTTGGCTTCAGTGACAAGCCA CGACCTCACAGGTACTCCGTCTTCGAGCAGGCCAGTGTGGTGGAGGCCCTGGTGGCTCACTTGGGTCTGAGCCACCAGCGAATGAACGTGGTGTCCCATGACTACGGAGACACTGTGGCCCTGGAGCTGCTCtacag GAGTGACCAAAATCGCACAGGTCACCTGACCTTCAACAGCCTGTGTCTTTCTAATGGAG GAATATTCCCAGAAACACATTACCCACGGTTGCTGCAGATG CTTCTGAAGGACTCCAGTTTTCTGGCTCCAGTTCTGACACGTCTCACCAACTATCTGATCTTCCAAAAGGG GATTGGAGACGTGTTTGGTCCGTACACGCAGCCCACAGACGCTGAGTTCTGGGACATGTGGACGGGTTTACGCTACAACGATGGCAACTTAGTTttggacag tattcTGCAGTACATCAACCAGAGATTAAAACACAGGGAGCGATGGGTGGGCGCGCTCACTTCCACCTTCGTCCCAC TGCACATGATCTACGGACCCCTGGATCCCGTCAACCCTCATCCCCAGTTCATCCGTCTTTACCA GCAGCTGGTCCAGAGGTCGACAGTCACCATTTTGGACGAACACATCAGTCACTACCCTCAGCTGGAAGATCCCACCGGCTTCCTTAATGCATACTTCAATTTTATTCACTCTTTTTGA